From a single Anaerolineae bacterium genomic region:
- a CDS encoding DUF4340 domain-containing protein, with amino-acid sequence MTRLQQILAVILVIQIGLAVFIFWPQASAQRAGEPLLPNFAAADVISMTIQGEDGKRIALAKDGEAWIMAEADSYPANGEKIVSFLEKFEGVQTNRLVTETEASHKRLKVAPDNFNRMLEVTLQNGNQHQIYVGNAVGALATHIRADDQAEVYLTDAVQAYEIDPGASNWIDTQYYSVPISETVGLTLENKNGTLEFERNGENWTMKGLAEDETFLENNLTTVLNQVNVMRMTEPIGKKEQPSFGLNNPQATVTIKTVTGDHTLLIGAQNENTQDYVAKWSESPYYVWVAQYVAGNLVEKTREDFIQLPTPAEGEGGVTDEGQ; translated from the coding sequence ATGACCAGACTACAACAAATCCTGGCCGTTATCTTGGTTATTCAAATTGGCCTGGCCGTTTTCATCTTTTGGCCGCAAGCTTCGGCGCAGCGGGCCGGCGAGCCTTTATTGCCCAATTTTGCCGCCGCCGATGTTATCAGCATGACCATTCAGGGGGAGGATGGCAAACGAATTGCCCTGGCTAAAGATGGCGAGGCGTGGATCATGGCCGAGGCCGACAGTTATCCGGCCAACGGGGAAAAGATAGTGTCTTTTTTGGAAAAATTTGAAGGCGTGCAAACCAATCGGTTGGTCACCGAAACCGAAGCCAGCCACAAACGGCTCAAAGTTGCGCCGGATAATTTTAACCGTATGCTTGAAGTGACCCTGCAAAACGGCAACCAACACCAAATATACGTGGGCAATGCCGTTGGAGCGCTTGCCACCCATATCCGCGCCGACGACCAGGCTGAAGTTTACCTGACCGACGCGGTACAGGCATACGAGATTGACCCGGGCGCCTCCAATTGGATTGATACGCAATACTACAGCGTGCCCATCTCGGAAACGGTAGGGCTGACCCTGGAAAATAAAAACGGAACGCTTGAATTTGAGAGAAACGGCGAAAATTGGACCATGAAAGGGTTGGCTGAGGATGAAACCTTTTTGGAGAATAATCTAACAACCGTGCTCAATCAGGTTAATGTGATGCGGATGACCGAACCCATTGGCAAAAAGGAGCAGCCCTCCTTTGGGTTAAACAATCCCCAGGCCACGGTAACCATCAAAACCGTAACCGGCGATCATACCCTGCTGATTGGCGCTCAAAACGAAAACACGCAAGATTACGTGGCCAAATGGTCAGAATCGCCCTACTACGTGTGGGTGGCGCAATACGTGGCCGGGAACCTTGTTGAAAAAACGCGCGAGGATTTTATCCAATTACCCACTCCGGCCGAAGGTGAAGGCGGCGTCACTGATGAGGGTCAATAA